In the genome of Acidobacteriota bacterium, one region contains:
- a CDS encoding SLC13 family permease, with product MEAIAVCTIVVVATVLLAMEKWRADVVALLVLASLILLRVLEPGEAWAGFASPATITVASMFILSAGLQASGVVQVLADRFIRHGPRSNGAMLGVTAMIVAPISAFINNTAAVSVFLPIMLRACHERRTSPSRFMLALSFLAMLGGTCTLIGTSTNLIVSSIAEQHGQTPFAMFEFSKLGLVLLLVGVVYLVTIGQRLTPERVQADSLTQGFQLNLYLSEVIVLAGSPLVGKTLHEASIGERFDLEVLGQVRDKKLFSISAGIGALREDDILLVKASANALVKLRDTAGLAVRQGRRPGEADLRSGDSALIEVVVTPNSELEGRSLKSINFRNRYGATTLAIRRHGEEIREKIGHVRLRIGDELLVVAQSRNLERLRAEPSFVVLEELDVSIVKPVAAWTATLIVVAVVGVAAFGLYPIADVAVVGAVAMVLLGCLPVAKIYSVVDWRIVFLLAGLLPLGMALEHTGVAATAAQWIVTVTGQWGPQAALGAFALMAMLLTGVMSNVATAALLAPLAIACADGLEVDPRPFLVALTFAASAAFYTPIGYQTNLLVYGPGGYRFRDFVRVGGPLAALHLILTVALVPLFFPF from the coding sequence GTGGAAGCGATCGCTGTATGTACGATCGTCGTCGTGGCCACCGTGTTACTGGCGATGGAGAAGTGGCGCGCGGATGTCGTCGCGTTGCTGGTCCTGGCCAGCCTGATACTCCTGCGGGTGTTGGAGCCCGGTGAAGCGTGGGCCGGATTCGCAAGTCCTGCGACGATCACCGTGGCCAGCATGTTCATTCTTAGCGCCGGCTTGCAGGCGAGCGGTGTCGTTCAGGTCCTCGCCGATCGCTTCATCCGTCACGGGCCACGCAGCAACGGGGCCATGCTGGGGGTGACGGCGATGATCGTCGCTCCGATCTCGGCATTCATCAACAACACTGCGGCGGTCTCGGTCTTCCTTCCGATCATGTTGCGTGCCTGCCATGAACGACGCACCAGCCCCAGTCGCTTCATGCTTGCCCTATCGTTCCTGGCGATGCTGGGTGGTACGTGCACACTCATCGGCACCTCCACCAACCTGATCGTCAGTTCGATCGCCGAACAGCACGGTCAGACGCCGTTCGCCATGTTCGAGTTCAGCAAGCTGGGCCTCGTACTCCTGCTGGTCGGTGTGGTCTATCTGGTCACCATCGGTCAGCGATTGACCCCGGAGAGGGTCCAGGCCGACAGCTTGACCCAGGGGTTCCAGCTCAATCTCTACCTCAGTGAGGTCATCGTGTTGGCCGGGTCCCCCCTGGTCGGCAAGACGCTCCACGAGGCCAGCATCGGTGAGCGGTTCGATCTGGAGGTGCTGGGGCAGGTCCGAGACAAGAAGCTGTTCTCGATCTCGGCGGGGATCGGTGCCCTGCGCGAGGACGACATCCTCCTGGTCAAGGCCTCGGCCAACGCGTTGGTCAAGCTGCGCGATACCGCCGGTCTGGCGGTTCGACAGGGGAGACGACCGGGCGAGGCGGATCTTCGCTCCGGGGATTCGGCCCTGATCGAGGTCGTCGTCACTCCCAACTCTGAGCTCGAAGGCCGCAGCCTCAAGAGCATCAACTTCCGCAACCGCTACGGTGCGACGACCCTGGCGATCCGTCGTCACGGCGAAGAGATTCGCGAGAAGATCGGACACGTTCGTCTGCGCATCGGCGACGAGTTGCTGGTGGTGGCGCAGAGTCGCAACCTGGAACGGCTTCGTGCGGAGCCCAGCTTCGTCGTTCTGGAGGAGCTGGACGTCTCGATCGTCAAGCCCGTCGCGGCGTGGACCGCGACCCTGATCGTGGTGGCGGTGGTTGGCGTGGCGGCGTTCGGCCTCTACCCGATCGCCGATGTGGCGGTCGTCGGTGCCGTTGCCATGGTTCTACTCGGCTGCTTGCCGGTCGCGAAGATCTATTCCGTTGTCGATTGGAGAATCGTCTTTCTGTTGGCGGGATTGCTGCCGTTGGGGATGGCGCTCGAACATACAGGAGTCGCCGCTACCGCCGCGCAGTGGATCGTGACGGTGACCGGTCAGTGGGGACCGCAAGCGGCGTTGGGGGCGTTTGCGCTGATGGCGATGTTGTTGACGGGCGTGATGTCCAATGTGGCGACGGCCGCACTGCTGGCTCCGCTGGCCATCGCCTGCGCCGATGGTCTCGAGGTCGACCCTCGTCCCTTCCTGGTCGCCCTGACGTTTGCCGCGTCGGCGGCGTTCTACACGCCGATCGGCTATCAGACGAATCTATTGGTCTATGGACCGGGCGGCTATCGTTTCCGGGACTTCGTTCGGGTCGGCGGACCGTTGGCGGCCCTCCATCTAATCCTCACCGTCGCGCTGGTGCCGCTGTTCTTCCCGTTCTAA
- a CDS encoding class II fumarate hydratase, whose protein sequence is MSGTRTRTERDSMGEMEVPVDAYYGASTQRAVLNFPISGRRLSRRMIQALGLIKWAAADTNSELGRLDGKLAAAIGEAALEVADGKLDDEFVVDIFQTGSGTSSNMNANEVIANRAAELLGGTRGSRDLVHPNDHVNMGQSSNDVIPTMLHLSAMLAIEEVLRPGLETLQQTLDAKSTEFWDTIKTGRTHLQDATPIRMGQVFRGFAGQVERGLRRTQLATEELSEVAQGGTAVGTGLNTHPEFSKRLCAQIATRTGLPVRETENHFQAQQTLDAALTASGNLRTVAVSLHKIANDIRLLASGPRTGLGELRMTEVQPGSSIMPGKVNPVIAESLIQVTAQVIANDQALVQAAQGSYFELNTMQPFAADNLIQSIEWLGAAALNFSERCVAGLECTNVGPEMVERGLAIVTRLVPVIGYDLSAKIAHVAADSGRTVREVAEELTDLTPEQLDEGLDPFAMTHPE, encoded by the coding sequence ATGAGTGGTACTCGGACAAGGACGGAACGAGATTCCATGGGCGAGATGGAAGTCCCAGTCGACGCCTACTACGGCGCGTCGACCCAGCGGGCGGTTCTTAACTTTCCCATCAGTGGGCGACGGCTGAGCCGACGAATGATCCAGGCGCTCGGCCTGATCAAGTGGGCGGCGGCCGACACCAACTCCGAACTGGGGCGACTGGACGGCAAGCTCGCCGCCGCGATTGGCGAGGCTGCGCTCGAGGTCGCCGACGGCAAGCTGGACGACGAGTTCGTCGTCGACATCTTCCAGACCGGCTCCGGCACGTCCTCCAACATGAACGCCAACGAAGTCATCGCCAATCGCGCCGCGGAACTTCTGGGAGGCACACGGGGCTCTCGCGACCTGGTCCATCCCAACGATCACGTGAACATGGGTCAGTCGAGCAACGACGTCATCCCGACGATGCTGCACCTGTCTGCGATGCTTGCCATCGAAGAGGTTCTACGTCCCGGGCTGGAGACGCTCCAGCAAACTCTGGACGCCAAGTCCACCGAGTTCTGGGACACGATCAAGACCGGTCGCACCCATCTCCAGGACGCGACGCCGATCCGCATGGGGCAAGTTTTCCGTGGTTTCGCCGGTCAGGTCGAGAGGGGCCTCCGTCGCACGCAGTTGGCGACCGAGGAACTCAGCGAAGTCGCCCAGGGGGGAACGGCGGTCGGAACCGGTCTCAACACTCACCCGGAATTCTCCAAACGACTCTGCGCTCAGATCGCGACCCGTACGGGACTGCCGGTACGTGAGACAGAGAACCACTTCCAGGCGCAGCAGACGCTGGACGCCGCGCTGACCGCCTCGGGAAATCTCCGGACCGTCGCGGTCAGCCTCCACAAAATCGCCAACGACATCCGGCTGCTGGCCTCGGGACCGCGGACGGGGCTCGGCGAACTTCGGATGACCGAGGTCCAACCGGGAAGCTCGATCATGCCCGGCAAGGTCAACCCCGTGATCGCCGAGTCACTGATTCAGGTAACCGCCCAGGTGATCGCCAATGACCAGGCGTTGGTGCAGGCGGCCCAGGGTAGCTACTTCGAACTGAATACGATGCAGCCGTTTGCCGCCGACAATCTCATCCAATCGATCGAATGGCTCGGTGCCGCCGCACTGAATTTCTCCGAGCGATGTGTCGCAGGTCTCGAGTGCACCAACGTGGGACCAGAGATGGTCGAGCGGGGTCTGGCGATTGTCACCCGACTGGTTCCGGTCATCGGTTACGACCTCTCGGCGAAGATTGCGCACGTCGCGGCGGATAGTGGGCGCACGGTGCGTGAGGTAGCCGAGGAGCTAACGGACCTGACGCCCGAACAGCTGGACGAAGGGCTGGACCCGTTCGCCATGACCCATCCTGAGTGA
- a CDS encoding phosphomannomutase: MAVNPEQHLACFKAYDIRGKVPDELDIDRVTKIARAYAQWLKPSRVVVGYDIRLSSPEIADAVARGLNDEGVDVVELGLCGTEHVYFATFHHELDGGIMVTASHNPAEYNGLKPVRELARPLSSVSGLGEIEQEVIADSFGPAPGGGGREPLNVMQDYIQHLLTYIDVAALPPMKIVTNPGNGGAGRVIDALDPHLPFTFERVHHEPDGKFPNGVPNPLLPDNRQVTRDAVLQSGATMGVAWDGDFDRCFLFDETGGFIEGYYIVGLLAESILSRNPGGKIVHDPRLTWNTLETVEAAGGIAVQSKSGHAFVKDVMRREDAVYGGEMSAHHFFREFSYCDSGMVPWMLVAALVASRGKPLSALVSDRMERFPASGEINRRVDDADVVIERIKDEYGPDALKIDETDGVGIDFESWRFNLRKSNTEPLIRLNVETRGDRALMEARTEELLSRIV, from the coding sequence ATGGCAGTCAACCCAGAGCAACACCTCGCGTGTTTCAAGGCATACGACATCCGAGGCAAGGTTCCAGACGAACTGGACATCGACCGGGTCACGAAGATCGCTCGTGCGTACGCGCAGTGGCTCAAGCCGTCCCGTGTCGTCGTCGGCTACGACATCCGACTTTCGAGTCCGGAGATTGCGGACGCGGTCGCCCGCGGCCTGAACGACGAGGGAGTCGATGTCGTCGAGCTCGGTCTCTGCGGAACCGAACATGTCTATTTCGCCACGTTCCACCACGAACTCGACGGAGGGATCATGGTGACCGCCAGTCATAACCCTGCGGAATACAACGGTCTCAAGCCCGTTCGTGAGCTCGCCCGTCCCCTCAGCAGTGTCAGCGGGTTGGGCGAGATCGAGCAGGAGGTCATCGCTGACTCGTTTGGGCCGGCACCGGGTGGAGGCGGACGTGAGCCGCTGAACGTCATGCAGGACTACATTCAGCACCTGTTGACCTATATCGATGTCGCCGCACTCCCGCCGATGAAGATCGTAACCAATCCGGGTAATGGCGGTGCAGGTAGGGTGATCGACGCACTGGATCCCCATCTACCGTTCACGTTCGAGCGCGTCCATCACGAGCCCGATGGCAAGTTTCCCAACGGCGTCCCGAACCCGCTGCTTCCGGACAACCGGCAGGTGACCCGTGATGCCGTCTTGCAATCCGGCGCCACGATGGGAGTTGCCTGGGATGGGGATTTCGATCGCTGCTTCCTGTTTGATGAGACAGGTGGATTCATCGAGGGGTACTACATCGTCGGACTACTGGCGGAGAGCATCCTCTCCAGGAACCCCGGCGGGAAGATCGTTCACGACCCGCGCCTGACCTGGAACACCCTCGAGACCGTCGAGGCGGCCGGAGGGATCGCCGTCCAGAGCAAGAGTGGTCACGCATTCGTCAAGGATGTGATGCGTCGCGAGGATGCCGTCTACGGTGGCGAGATGTCGGCCCATCACTTCTTTCGCGAATTTTCCTACTGCGACAGCGGGATGGTGCCGTGGATGCTGGTCGCGGCTCTGGTCGCGAGTCGAGGCAAACCATTGAGTGCTCTGGTGTCCGATCGAATGGAGCGCTTCCCTGCCAGCGGAGAGATCAATCGCCGGGTGGACGATGCCGATGTGGTCATCGAGCGGATCAAGGACGAATACGGCCCCGATGCCTTGAAGATCGACGAGACGGACGGCGTTGGAATCGACTTCGAGTCCTGGCGCTTCAACTTGAGGAAGTCCAACACCGAACCGCTCATCCGTCTGAATGTCGAGACTCGCGGTGACCGTGCGTTGATGGAGGCGCGGACCGAGGAGTTGCTGTCGCGGATCGTCTAG
- a CDS encoding response regulator, whose translation MSRRKANRTHPSAANPSALRRVLHWRLPMLVAALCLVVFRAQDLRQMLMLGLPLVVATFAVHSFAPRRLDLWLSAGWLTFADATLIGLILFGVPGVPPAAIAGFFIVVAAAVLLAESTRTILVSAAILMALLAIASMAGLTTPGWPLVDLLFIPGLAMAAVGFSSIAACMTGHEQAIRSARHETDELWALLRIHDAIGSSLDASQVMRQIVKQVGDLVQTDSCSILVTDEKLRKASVVASKGHPDVDMLELDLQNYPEILHALETREPVVVDDVETHPLVESVRDVLLAKGYRSLLVLPLVFGREILGTLFLRGRGERPFTQEELHFCRVAAGASANALKNALLFEEVKEQGQRHADTSEKLRRVLDGTPDMIVAADEVGRVTEFNRGAERLTGKVVEAVLFRPLADVFGGEANLFESSNSESEGAPRDVTLKRPDGETVQLSLVSAALTDAAGEPVGTVWIGRDVTRLRRVENSLVQSERLSSLGEVVAGVAHELNNPLTSVIGYGRFAHNASADSDQRQDLERMVDSAERCKKIVQNLLSFSRQHNAEKQNGDLNECVEKVIEIKSYHLRSSQINFKLELDRSIPRTRFDFHQLEQVVLNMINNAEHAVAGIKQDGGRIVIETGVVGDEIFVAIDDNGYGVPDAVRDRIFDPFFTTKDVGQGTGLGLSVSFGIVQEHGGRIDLEWEGRSGSRFVVYLPIVAATATDESEEGTSPMASEKSLAGVHVLLAEDDEDVREVFSRMLEEDGAQVTSARDGEEAWSHIQDKEDKYDLIVADLRMPGMSGKELYERVGEEYPQLIRRFVFATGDLARDETTAFLEGLPNGILHKPLEAETVRRVLGQVVAAV comes from the coding sequence GTGTCTCGTCGCAAGGCAAATCGCACGCACCCCAGTGCCGCCAATCCGTCGGCGCTCCGGCGGGTGCTGCACTGGCGTCTTCCCATGCTAGTGGCGGCGCTCTGCCTGGTCGTGTTCCGTGCCCAGGACTTGCGCCAGATGCTGATGCTGGGTCTCCCCCTGGTCGTGGCCACCTTTGCGGTCCACAGCTTCGCACCCAGACGACTCGACCTCTGGCTGAGCGCCGGCTGGCTCACGTTCGCCGACGCCACGCTGATCGGATTGATCCTCTTCGGTGTGCCTGGGGTGCCGCCCGCGGCAATCGCCGGGTTTTTCATCGTGGTCGCCGCGGCGGTCCTTCTTGCCGAGAGTACACGTACGATCCTCGTGTCCGCGGCCATCCTCATGGCGCTCCTGGCGATCGCGAGTATGGCGGGACTAACCACTCCGGGTTGGCCTCTGGTCGACCTCCTTTTCATCCCCGGGCTGGCGATGGCGGCAGTTGGATTCTCGTCGATCGCCGCGTGCATGACGGGTCACGAGCAGGCGATTCGTTCCGCACGACACGAAACCGACGAGTTGTGGGCCTTGCTGCGAATTCACGACGCGATCGGCAGTAGCCTCGATGCATCTCAGGTGATGCGTCAGATCGTCAAGCAAGTGGGTGATCTTGTTCAGACGGACAGTTGCTCCATCCTGGTGACCGACGAGAAACTGCGCAAGGCCTCCGTTGTAGCCTCGAAAGGGCATCCCGACGTCGACATGTTGGAGCTGGACCTCCAGAACTATCCGGAGATTCTGCACGCGTTGGAGACCCGAGAGCCGGTCGTCGTGGACGATGTCGAGACCCATCCTCTGGTCGAGTCCGTTCGTGACGTACTCCTGGCCAAGGGTTACCGCTCGCTGCTGGTGCTCCCGCTCGTATTCGGCCGAGAGATCCTGGGAACGCTGTTTCTCCGTGGTCGCGGCGAGCGCCCGTTCACCCAGGAAGAGCTGCACTTTTGTCGCGTCGCAGCCGGCGCCTCGGCGAACGCCCTGAAGAACGCCTTGCTGTTCGAGGAGGTCAAGGAACAGGGCCAACGACACGCAGATACCAGCGAGAAACTCCGACGTGTTCTCGATGGCACGCCGGATATGATCGTCGCCGCCGATGAAGTGGGGCGTGTCACCGAGTTCAATCGTGGCGCCGAGAGACTGACCGGCAAGGTCGTCGAGGCGGTCCTGTTCCGCCCGCTCGCCGATGTCTTCGGCGGCGAGGCGAACCTCTTCGAAAGCTCGAACTCCGAGAGCGAGGGCGCTCCCCGGGACGTCACCCTGAAACGACCCGATGGTGAAACGGTCCAACTCAGCCTGGTCAGCGCGGCCCTGACGGATGCAGCCGGAGAGCCGGTGGGCACCGTCTGGATCGGACGCGATGTGACACGGCTTCGACGGGTCGAGAACAGCCTGGTTCAGTCCGAGCGACTCTCGTCTCTGGGCGAGGTGGTCGCGGGTGTTGCACACGAACTGAACAATCCACTGACGAGTGTCATCGGTTATGGTCGCTTCGCGCACAACGCCAGTGCCGACTCCGACCAGCGTCAGGATCTCGAGCGAATGGTGGATTCGGCCGAACGTTGCAAGAAGATCGTGCAGAACCTGTTGTCATTCTCTCGACAGCACAACGCCGAAAAACAGAACGGCGATCTCAACGAATGCGTAGAGAAGGTGATCGAGATCAAGTCGTATCACCTGCGTTCTTCCCAGATCAATTTCAAACTTGAGCTCGATCGTTCGATTCCTCGAACTCGTTTCGACTTCCACCAGCTTGAGCAGGTCGTGCTGAACATGATCAACAACGCCGAACACGCCGTTGCTGGGATCAAGCAGGATGGTGGGAGGATCGTCATCGAGACGGGCGTTGTCGGCGACGAGATCTTCGTCGCTATCGATGACAACGGCTACGGCGTTCCCGACGCTGTCCGAGACCGGATCTTCGACCCGTTCTTTACGACGAAAGACGTCGGGCAAGGCACCGGTCTTGGTCTATCTGTCTCATTTGGGATCGTTCAGGAACATGGTGGACGCATCGATCTGGAGTGGGAGGGACGTTCTGGAAGCCGTTTCGTCGTCTATCTGCCGATCGTTGCCGCCACGGCGACCGACGAATCCGAGGAAGGCACATCTCCCATGGCCTCCGAAAAGTCACTGGCCGGTGTGCATGTTCTTCTGGCCGAAGACGACGAGGATGTTCGCGAAGTGTTCTCGCGGATGCTCGAGGAGGATGGCGCCCAGGTGACCTCTGCTCGTGACGGTGAGGAGGCCTGGAGTCACATCCAGGACAAAGAAGACAAGTACGATCTCATCGTCGCCGATCTTCGGATGCCCGGAATGAGCGGGAAGGAACTCTACGAGCGTGTCGGCGAGGAGTACCCCCAGCTGATCCGCCGATTCGTCTTCGCTACCGGCGACCTCGCCAGGGACGAGACGACGGCGTTCCTGGAGGGACTGCCGAACGGCATCCTCCACAAGCCCCTCGAGGCGGAGACCGTACGTCGCGTGCTCGGACAGGTGGTCGCGGCAGTGTAG
- a CDS encoding DUF2270 domain-containing protein, with the protein MDQRPPGDPTVEDSFESYPLTRQEYISVMVHFYRGEVHRSTSWRQRLDLTTNWAVVTMAGMLSFSFASAQNPHIVLLLSNLVILSFLLIEGRRYRYFEVYRARVRMLEENFLIPVITRQLESPMVTWREMVAMDLDLPKYKTTLLEAVGLRLRRNYFSIFLILLGAWVVKLTLHPDIAHSLSEILPRMAVGPIPAWIVAAGGGVFYGSLFMVTYLSRHIHGAEPEDEIAGIERNLEHWKL; encoded by the coding sequence ATGGACCAGCGACCGCCAGGGGATCCCACCGTCGAAGACTCGTTCGAGTCCTATCCGCTCACGCGTCAGGAATACATCTCGGTCATGGTGCACTTCTACCGAGGTGAGGTGCATCGTTCGACCAGCTGGCGGCAACGTCTCGACCTGACGACCAACTGGGCGGTCGTGACGATGGCCGGCATGCTGTCGTTCTCGTTCGCGTCGGCCCAGAACCCGCATATCGTGCTATTGCTCTCGAATCTCGTGATCCTCTCGTTCCTTCTCATCGAGGGGCGACGCTACCGATACTTCGAGGTCTATCGAGCACGGGTACGCATGTTGGAAGAGAACTTCCTGATACCGGTGATTACGCGGCAACTCGAGTCGCCGATGGTGACCTGGCGGGAAATGGTGGCGATGGATCTCGACCTTCCGAAGTACAAGACCACGCTTCTGGAGGCGGTCGGTTTACGGCTTCGCAGGAACTACTTCAGCATCTTCCTGATCTTGCTCGGCGCATGGGTCGTCAAGCTGACGCTGCACCCGGACATCGCCCATTCGCTCTCGGAGATCCTTCCCCGAATGGCGGTCGGGCCGATTCCGGCGTGGATCGTCGCCGCCGGTGGGGGGGTGTTCTACGGTTCTCTCTTCATGGTGACTTATCTCAGTCGTCACATCCACGGAGCCGAGCCCGAAGACGAGATCGCGGGGATCGAACGGAACCTCGAGCACTGGAAGCTCTAG
- a CDS encoding NAD-dependent epimerase/dehydratase family protein: MSDKTVLVTGAAGEMGQLLIPRLTETGHRVVALDLSEIPAALKPHTARTVKASVLDGDVLDTVFRDENPQMVFHLAAILSSKAEKDPLLAHQVNVDGTFQLFRLCTRSRRTHGRPVRFLFPSSIAVYGFPSRLAKRSVARVHEHQWTLPIGMYGCNKLYGEATGNYLSRRAQDGAPLLDFRAIRFPGLVSAATLPSGGTTDYAPEMIHAAASGKPYSCFVDADTRLPFMTMPDGVDALLRIAAAEPASLTQRIYNIGAFSASAAELRDECLRHFPDAQIGFASDLRRQSLVDSWPRDVDDSAARADWGHRTLHGLHGALEDYLVPALRERYRLTGA; the protein is encoded by the coding sequence ATGAGCGACAAGACGGTACTGGTAACAGGCGCCGCCGGCGAGATGGGGCAACTGCTTATCCCCCGGCTGACTGAGACCGGCCATCGTGTCGTCGCACTGGATCTTTCCGAGATCCCCGCAGCTCTAAAGCCTCACACCGCTCGAACGGTGAAGGCCAGCGTCCTCGACGGTGATGTCCTCGACACGGTGTTCCGGGATGAGAATCCCCAGATGGTCTTCCACCTGGCGGCTATCCTTTCCAGCAAGGCAGAGAAGGATCCGCTCCTGGCTCACCAGGTAAACGTCGACGGGACATTCCAACTCTTCCGCCTCTGCACCCGATCCCGTCGCACCCACGGTCGTCCCGTTCGGTTCCTGTTCCCGAGTTCTATCGCGGTCTACGGGTTCCCCTCCCGACTCGCCAAGCGGAGCGTTGCCCGCGTCCACGAACACCAGTGGACGCTTCCGATCGGAATGTACGGGTGCAACAAGCTCTACGGCGAGGCGACCGGCAACTACCTCTCGCGGCGTGCGCAGGACGGCGCACCGCTCCTCGACTTCCGAGCGATACGGTTTCCAGGGCTCGTCAGCGCCGCAACGCTCCCATCCGGTGGAACGACCGACTACGCACCGGAGATGATTCACGCCGCCGCTTCGGGGAAGCCCTACAGCTGCTTCGTCGATGCAGATACGCGACTCCCCTTCATGACAATGCCTGACGGCGTGGACGCCCTTCTGAGAATCGCGGCGGCCGAACCGGCATCCCTGACACAACGGATCTACAACATCGGAGCGTTCAGCGCTTCGGCCGCGGAGCTTCGTGACGAGTGTCTGCGTCACTTCCCCGACGCTCAGATCGGCTTCGCCTCGGACCTCCGTCGGCAGTCGCTGGTGGATTCATGGCCCAGGGATGTGGACGACTCCGCCGCGCGCGCCGACTGGGGGCACCGGACGCTGCACGGCCTTCACGGCGCACTGGAAGACTATCTGGTGCCGGCGCTCCGCGAGCGTTACCGCCTGACGGGAGCGTAG
- a CDS encoding MBL fold metallo-hydrolase translates to MSQPSEKSTTITRTVAGFVHWKVHDDRLDFRSDAYGVPTPAGLLLIDPLPLAETALANLPEVAGILLTAGCHQRAAWQLRDRLEAPVMAPEGAELDELPDAWLEDGSRPANDVTSRVVTGPSNPHLVILWESDPRVLFVGDLLMRDGDDSPFAPVPATHHEDYGATRLAVAGLLACAPDWLCPAHGAASANARSTVEAALAAWPE, encoded by the coding sequence GTGTCGCAACCCTCGGAAAAATCGACGACGATCACCCGAACCGTCGCCGGTTTTGTTCATTGGAAGGTCCACGACGATCGGCTTGACTTTCGTAGCGACGCCTACGGTGTCCCGACGCCTGCCGGCCTGTTATTGATCGACCCCTTGCCGCTGGCAGAGACTGCGCTGGCCAATCTGCCCGAGGTGGCCGGCATTCTCTTGACCGCAGGCTGCCATCAGCGAGCCGCCTGGCAGCTCCGAGATCGGCTGGAGGCACCGGTCATGGCACCCGAGGGGGCCGAACTCGACGAACTACCCGATGCATGGCTCGAAGACGGCAGTCGACCGGCGAACGATGTGACCAGTCGCGTTGTGACCGGCCCCTCGAATCCGCATCTCGTGATCCTCTGGGAATCCGATCCGCGGGTCCTGTTCGTCGGTGACCTGCTGATGCGGGATGGTGACGATTCTCCGTTTGCGCCGGTTCCGGCGACCCATCACGAAGACTACGGGGCGACGCGCCTGGCGGTCGCAGGACTGTTGGCGTGCGCGCCGGACTGGCTGTGTCCGGCCCACGGCGCCGCGTCGGCGAACGCACGGTCCACGGTGGAAGCCGCGCTGGCCGCCTGGCCGGAGTAA
- the gltX gene encoding glutamate--tRNA ligase: MSVRVRFAPSPTGFLHVGGARTAIFNWLYATRHGGTFVLRIEDTDAQRSSDEMVQAILDGLAWLGIAPDEGPHFQSQSREQHVRDAHTLIESGAAYRCFCTAESLKLQREMMEKKGGGYVYPGTCRQIPRDESDALVENDEPFTVRFKVPEGEVIWNDLIHGKTRFDNKVIDDFVILRTDATPTYMLSVVSDDIAMKISHVIRGDDHLSNTPKQILLYEALGEALPAFAHLPLILGPDKKRLSKRHAAVSVLEYRGAGMLPDAVFNYLTLLGWSPGDDRQQLDRETLIETFELDGVGKSGAVFDMTKLEWLNGQYIDRLSLDEFAIHVKPWLQRDGLWRDEFVDEEAVEYRQFLALLKPRTRTLATVGEAGRWYLDPNDPEDYDEKPARKHLKGEDLEDRLSALNDGLDAMTKWDAEALESSVRALAEERQLSAAKLIHPLRLAVTGRGESPGIFEVLELLGQTTTLRRFTKLMEYARRRPSE, from the coding sequence ATGTCGGTGCGTGTCCGTTTCGCTCCCAGTCCAACGGGCTTCCTCCACGTCGGCGGCGCACGCACGGCGATCTTTAACTGGCTCTACGCGACCCGTCACGGCGGGACGTTCGTCCTACGGATCGAGGACACGGACGCACAGCGATCGTCGGACGAGATGGTTCAGGCGATCCTCGACGGGTTGGCCTGGCTCGGTATCGCCCCCGACGAGGGGCCGCACTTCCAATCGCAGTCGCGGGAACAACACGTTCGAGATGCCCACACGCTGATCGAGAGTGGTGCCGCGTATCGCTGTTTCTGTACGGCCGAGTCGCTGAAACTCCAGCGCGAGATGATGGAGAAAAAGGGCGGTGGTTACGTCTACCCCGGTACCTGCCGTCAGATTCCTCGCGACGAGTCGGACGCCCTGGTCGAGAATGACGAACCCTTCACGGTTCGCTTCAAGGTGCCCGAGGGTGAGGTCATCTGGAACGATCTGATCCACGGCAAGACACGGTTCGACAATAAGGTCATCGACGACTTCGTGATCCTGCGAACCGACGCCACGCCGACCTACATGCTCTCGGTCGTATCCGACGACATCGCGATGAAGATCTCCCACGTGATTCGTGGGGATGACCACCTGTCCAACACACCCAAACAGATCCTGCTCTATGAGGCCCTCGGCGAAGCACTGCCGGCGTTTGCGCATCTCCCGCTGATTCTAGGGCCCGATAAGAAACGTCTTTCAAAACGGCACGCGGCTGTCTCGGTCCTCGAATACCGTGGCGCGGGAATGCTGCCGGACGCGGTCTTCAACTACCTGACACTCCTCGGTTGGTCTCCCGGCGACGATCGACAACAACTGGACCGCGAGACACTGATCGAGACTTTCGAGTTGGACGGGGTCGGCAAATCCGGTGCGGTCTTCGACATGACCAAGCTGGAGTGGCTGAACGGTCAGTACATCGACCGGCTATCCCTCGACGAGTTTGCGATCCATGTCAAACCGTGGCTCCAGCGCGACGGACTCTGGAGGGACGAGTTCGTCGACGAAGAGGCCGTGGAGTACCGGCAGTTTCTGGCGCTCCTCAAGCCCCGCACTCGAACGCTCGCGACCGTCGGCGAGGCCGGAAGGTGGTACCTCGATCCCAACGACCCCGAGGACTACGACGAAAAGCCCGCCCGAAAACACCTGAAGGGTGAGGACCTGGAGGATCGGCTCTCGGCGCTGAACGACGGTCTCGATGCGATGACCAAGTGGGATGCGGAGGCGCTGGAGAGTTCGGTTCGAGCGCTGGCCGAGGAACGGCAGCTCTCCGCGGCCAAACTGATCCACCCGCTCCGACTGGCCGTCACCGGTCGCGGCGAGAGTCCCGGAATTTTCGAGGTCCTGGAGCTACTTGGGCAGACGACGACCCTTCGCCGATTCACGAAGCTGATGGAATATGCGAGGCGTCGGCCGTCGGAATAG